From one Lysinibacillus sp. G4S2 genomic stretch:
- a CDS encoding virulence factor, translating into MKIMTIEPTPSPNSMKIVVDTELPFGKSYNFTKDNKDEATEEAAAILAIEGVKGVYHVADFFAVERNAKYAWEGILASIRQVLGEDVQEESETQVANEFYGEVYVHVQFYKQVPLQVKVFDNQREHRISCGERFVEAFNKIIETAVDENYIFQRKWIDYGVRYGELEEIAEAIKQEIDVTYSEERLVEIVEMMNDAEKTIEKPAKLKITVAQFKQPEWEKRFQLLDQMADPELDDLPLLDLALQDEQMSIRRLATVYLGMIEDVSVVPYLEKALQDKSAAVRRTAGDCMSDLGFVEFENAMQQALQDKNKLVRWRAAMYLYEVGTEKSLVALKAAEEDKEFEVKLQVKMAIARIEQGEEAKGSVWKQMTESRQR; encoded by the coding sequence ATGAAGATTATGACAATTGAACCGACACCAAGTCCTAATTCTATGAAGATTGTCGTTGATACAGAGTTACCTTTTGGCAAAAGCTATAATTTTACAAAGGATAATAAAGATGAAGCAACTGAAGAAGCAGCAGCGATTTTAGCAATTGAAGGTGTGAAGGGAGTGTATCATGTAGCTGATTTCTTCGCTGTTGAACGTAACGCAAAGTATGCATGGGAAGGTATTTTAGCAAGCATTCGTCAAGTGTTAGGTGAAGACGTACAGGAAGAAAGTGAAACACAGGTAGCTAATGAATTTTATGGTGAAGTATACGTTCATGTACAGTTCTATAAGCAGGTGCCACTACAAGTAAAGGTGTTTGATAATCAACGTGAGCACCGTATAAGCTGTGGTGAGCGCTTTGTCGAAGCTTTCAATAAAATTATTGAGACAGCAGTTGATGAAAATTATATTTTCCAACGTAAGTGGATTGACTATGGTGTACGATACGGCGAGCTTGAGGAAATTGCGGAAGCAATAAAGCAGGAAATCGATGTGACATATTCTGAGGAACGATTAGTAGAGATTGTCGAAATGATGAATGACGCCGAAAAAACAATTGAGAAACCAGCTAAGCTAAAAATTACTGTTGCACAGTTTAAGCAACCTGAGTGGGAAAAACGTTTCCAATTACTTGATCAGATGGCAGATCCAGAGCTAGATGATTTACCACTTTTAGATTTGGCGTTACAAGATGAGCAAATGTCGATCCGTCGACTGGCAACAGTTTATTTAGGAATGATTGAAGATGTGTCGGTTGTTCCATATTTAGAAAAGGCATTACAAGACAAAAGTGCAGCGGTACGCCGAACTGCAGGAGATTGTATGAGTGACCTTGGCTTCGTGGAATTTGAAAATGCGATGCAGCAAGCATTGCAAGATAAAAATAAGCTTGTTCGTTGGCGTGCAGCCATGTACTTGTATGAGGTCGGTACTGAAAAGTCATTAGTGGCATTAAAGGCTGCTGAAGAGGATAAAGAGTTTGAAGTGAAACTACAAGTAAAAATGGCGATTGCTCGCATCGAACAGGGCGAGGAAGCAAAAGGTTCTGTTTGGAAGCAAATGACAGAGTCTCGTCAACGATAA